Proteins encoded within one genomic window of Leptospiraceae bacterium:
- a CDS encoding AAA family ATPase, giving the protein MKTVTFYSYKGGVGRTLALANIAMRLSEFGKKVCILDFDLEAPV; this is encoded by the coding sequence ATGAAAACAGTAACTTTTTATTCCTATAAAGGTGGTGTAGGTAGAACATTAGCATTAGCTAATATTGCAATGCGCTTGTCTGAGTTTGGAAAAAAAGTTTGTATTCTAGATTTTGATTTAGAAGCTCCCGTGTGA